A single Arcobacter sp. FWKO B DNA region contains:
- a CDS encoding Bax inhibitor-1/YccA family protein, whose amino-acid sequence MYKRDYLSSSSTSGTYTNGDATQQRSRVDLMAFLKATYQLFAGSLLAATAGAYIGLDMVSTISSWYWGLVILEFVLLFALFAVKDKPGINLAVLFGFTFISGLTITPLLASVFNLPGGAAIVAQAFLMTSVAFGGISMFALTTKRDFSSIGKMLFITLIVIVIASLLNIFFASPVLQLAISGIGAILFSAFILYDTQQIIKGNFSTPVEAAIALYLDFFNLFISLLHILSAFARSDD is encoded by the coding sequence ATGTACAAAAGAGATTATTTAAGTAGTAGCAGTACTTCTGGTACTTATACTAATGGTGATGCTACACAACAAAGGTCAAGAGTTGATTTAATGGCTTTCTTAAAAGCTACATATCAATTATTTGCTGGTTCACTATTAGCTGCAACTGCTGGAGCTTACATTGGTTTAGACATGGTAAGTACTATTTCAAGTTGGTATTGGGGTCTAGTAATTTTAGAGTTTGTGTTACTTTTTGCACTTTTTGCAGTAAAGGACAAGCCTGGTATTAATTTAGCTGTTTTATTTGGTTTTACATTTATAAGTGGTTTAACTATTACTCCACTTTTGGCATCTGTATTTAATTTACCAGGTGGTGCTGCAATAGTTGCACAAGCGTTTTTGATGACTAGTGTTGCTTTTGGTGGTATATCTATGTTTGCACTTACAACAAAAAGAGACTTTTCTTCAATAGGTAAAATGCTATTTATTACATTAATAGTAATAGTTATAGCTTCACTATTGAATATATTCTTTGCTTCTCCTGTATTGCAACTTGCTATTTCAGGAATTGGTGCAATTTTGTTTTCAGCTTTTATCCTTTATGATACACAACAAATCATTAAAGGAAATTTCAGTACTCCTGTTGAAGCTGCAATAGCATTGTATTTAGATTTCTTTAATCTATTTATATCATTATTACATATACTTTCAG
- a CDS encoding DUF3108 domain-containing protein produces MRYVVLMFFFISSLFSSVTILERSYSISYGIFSSLGVANAKLVVDYDKKEYIATIEANTIGLAKVLSRNRYEKYQSIGYLTDDGSFLPKEFYKLTSTNSRFRKTTYNFNHLDNIVYTTKEYKKAKDKEATITTDILEYYAQNDILSLFFNLKDILKNLKSKIEYDYLAVGSDKTKGIITIELLNNTTNKSDLKVYLNQPIFSSPRGELDIELDNNGLCNKAVLKDVLLFGDIVAK; encoded by the coding sequence ATGAGATATGTAGTATTAATGTTTTTCTTTATTTCGTCACTTTTTTCTAGTGTTACTATTTTGGAAAGGAGTTATTCTATTTCTTATGGAATTTTTTCTAGTCTAGGTGTTGCTAATGCTAAATTAGTAGTAGATTATGACAAGAAAGAGTATATAGCAACTATTGAAGCTAATACGATAGGTTTAGCTAAGGTTTTAAGTCGAAATAGATATGAGAAATACCAAAGTATTGGTTATCTAACTGATGATGGCTCGTTCTTACCAAAAGAGTTTTATAAATTGACATCTACGAATTCTAGATTTAGAAAAACTACTTATAATTTCAACCATTTAGATAATATTGTTTATACCACTAAAGAATATAAAAAAGCAAAAGATAAAGAAGCTACAATTACAACAGATATATTAGAGTATTATGCACAAAATGATATCTTATCACTTTTTTTTAATTTAAAAGATATTTTAAAGAACTTAAAATCAAAAATAGAATACGACTACTTAGCTGTTGGAAGTGATAAAACTAAAGGTATTATTACTATAGAACTATTAAATAATACTACTAATAAATCAGATTTAAAGGTATACTTAAATCAACCAATTTTTTCAAGTCCAAGAGGTGAACTTGATATTGAACTTGATAATAATGGGTTATGTAATAAAGCGGTTTTAAAAGATGTTTTATTATTTGGAGATATTGTTGCAAAATAA
- the thrS gene encoding threonine--tRNA ligase has product MYDLQTAADLGIEGEAIVADSSKEALEILRHSTAHLMAQAIKELYPEAKFFVGPVVKEGFYYDFKVNSKISEDDLPTIEKKMEELAQKKQEITKYEASRAEIEAKFANDELKQAVLKNIVSDKLTIYKQGDFEDLCRGPHLQNTKYIRNFKLTRIAGAYLGGDEENEMITRIYGIAFFDKGELKNYVTMLEEAKKRDHRKLGTELGLFTFNEEIGAGLPLWLPNGARLRGKLEQLLYKAHRIRGYEPVRGPEILKANQWQTSGHYQNYKENMYFTQIDGQEYGIKPMNCVGHIQIFKNSLVSYRDLPMKFFEYGVVHRHEKSGVMHGLFRVREFTQDDAHIFCMPSQVKEVIIEVLEFVDKLMKKFDFTYEMEVSTKPKKAIGDDAFWEATTKGIMDALDENGYTYGIDEGGGAFYGPKIDIKILDAIGRKWQCGTVQVDMNLPQRFGVEYITEDNTKAQPVMIHRAILGSFERFIGILTEHYAGEFPFVVAPTQVIFIPIAEPHVSYAKELKKELLGLEIDSEIFDKNESLNKRIRTAEKQRVPMIVVIGDNEVENNMIALRDRRKREQSNLTKEQFINMLKQIKSEDVI; this is encoded by the coding sequence ATATATGACTTACAAACTGCTGCTGATTTAGGTATAGAAGGTGAAGCTATAGTTGCTGATAGCTCAAAAGAGGCATTAGAAATATTAAGACACTCTACTGCACATTTAATGGCACAAGCTATTAAGGAGCTCTATCCAGAGGCTAAGTTTTTTGTTGGACCTGTTGTAAAAGAAGGTTTTTACTATGATTTTAAAGTAAATAGTAAAATTAGTGAAGACGACTTACCTACAATAGAAAAGAAAATGGAAGAGTTAGCTCAGAAAAAGCAAGAAATAACTAAATATGAAGCATCTAGAGCTGAAATAGAAGCCAAATTTGCTAACGACGAATTAAAACAAGCGGTACTGAAAAATATCGTAAGTGATAAACTAACAATCTACAAGCAAGGTGATTTTGAAGATCTTTGTCGTGGTCCTCATTTACAAAATACAAAATATATTAGAAACTTCAAATTAACAAGAATAGCTGGAGCGTATCTTGGTGGAGATGAAGAAAATGAGATGATTACAAGAATTTATGGGATAGCTTTTTTTGATAAAGGTGAACTTAAAAATTATGTAACAATGCTTGAAGAGGCTAAAAAAAGAGATCATAGGAAATTAGGTACTGAGCTTGGTCTTTTTACTTTTAATGAAGAAATAGGTGCAGGACTTCCACTTTGGCTTCCAAATGGTGCAAGATTAAGAGGTAAATTAGAACAATTACTTTATAAAGCACATAGAATAAGAGGATATGAGCCAGTTCGTGGTCCAGAGATATTAAAAGCAAACCAATGGCAAACTAGCGGACATTACCAAAACTATAAAGAGAATATGTATTTTACACAAATTGATGGGCAAGAGTATGGTATAAAGCCAATGAACTGTGTAGGGCATATTCAAATATTTAAAAACTCATTAGTTTCATATAGAGATTTACCTATGAAGTTTTTTGAATATGGTGTGGTTCACCGTCATGAAAAATCTGGTGTAATGCATGGATTATTTAGAGTAAGAGAGTTTACTCAAGATGATGCACATATATTTTGTATGCCTTCACAAGTAAAAGAAGTAATTATTGAAGTATTAGAGTTTGTTGATAAGTTAATGAAAAAGTTTGACTTTACATATGAAATGGAAGTATCAACAAAACCAAAAAAAGCAATAGGTGATGATGCATTTTGGGAAGCTACTACAAAAGGTATTATGGATGCACTTGATGAAAATGGCTACACTTATGGTATAGATGAGGGTGGTGGAGCATTTTATGGTCCAAAAATTGATATTAAAATACTTGATGCTATTGGAAGAAAGTGGCAATGCGGAACTGTACAAGTAGATATGAATTTACCTCAAAGATTTGGTGTTGAGTATATCACTGAAGATAATACAAAAGCACAGCCTGTGATGATACACAGAGCAATACTTGGCTCATTTGAGAGATTTATAGGTATTTTAACAGAACACTATGCTGGCGAATTCCCTTTTGTTGTAGCACCAACACAAGTTATCTTTATACCAATAGCAGAACCACATGTTTCATATGCAAAAGAGCTCAAGAAAGAGCTTTTAGGGCTAGAAATTGATAGTGAAATATTTGATAAAAATGAGAGTTTAAATAAAAGAATAAGAACAGCTGAAAAACAAAGAGTGCCTATGATTGTTGTAATTGGTGACAATGAAGTTGAAAATAATATGATAGCACTAAGAGATAGAAGAAAAAGAGAACAAAGTAATTTAACAAAAGAACAATTTATAAATATGTTAAAACAAATCAAAAGTGAGGATGTAATTTGA
- the infC gene encoding translation initiation factor IF-3 has protein sequence MMNEDINFKEVRCLGDDGTQYGVISSAEAQKIADGLNLDLVCIAPDGKPPVCKIMNYGKFKYQQEKKKKEAKKKQKVIVIKEIKLSVKIAENDISYKVKHAREFLEEGNHVRFRVFLKGREMAQPEAGVEVLNRVWPMVEDIGVMDKEPKLEGRYVNMMILPKAK, from the coding sequence ATGATGAATGAAGATATCAACTTCAAAGAAGTAAGGTGTCTAGGTGATGACGGAACACAATATGGTGTTATAAGTTCAGCAGAGGCTCAAAAAATTGCAGATGGACTAAATCTTGATTTAGTATGTATTGCACCTGATGGGAAGCCTCCTGTTTGTAAGATAATGAATTATGGTAAATTCAAATATCAACAAGAGAAAAAGAAAAAAGAAGCTAAAAAGAAACAAAAAGTTATAGTTATAAAAGAGATTAAACTTTCTGTAAAAATTGCTGAAAATGATATTTCTTACAAAGTAAAGCATGCTAGAGAATTCTTAGAAGAAGGAAATCATGTAAGATTTAGAGTATTTCTAAAAGGGCGTGAAATGGCTCAACCTGAAGCAGGTGTAGAGGTACTAAATCGTGTATGGCCAATGGTAGAAGATATTGGTGTTATGGACAAAGAACCTAAACTTGAAGGAAGATATGTCAATATGATGATTTTGCCAAAAGCAAAATAG
- the rpmI gene encoding 50S ribosomal protein L35, protein MPKMKSVSGALKRFKVKKNGSIKRGAAFRSHILTKMTQKRKRNLRGPKTVASVDVNRVKKMLA, encoded by the coding sequence ATGCCAAAGATGAAATCTGTTAGCGGCGCTTTAAAGAGATTTAAAGTGAAAAAAAATGGTTCAATTAAAAGAGGGGCAGCTTTTAGAAGTCACATATTAACAAAAATGACTCAAAAAAGAAAAAGAAACCTAAGAGGACCAAAAACTGTTGCATCTGTAGATGTAAACAGAGTTAAGAAGATGTTAGCTTAA
- the rplT gene encoding 50S ribosomal protein L20, protein MPRVKTGIVRRRRHKKVLKLAKGFFSGRRKHFRKAKEQLERSLVYAFRDRRQKKRDMRSLWIVRINAACRLNDINYSRFMNGLKLAGIELDRKILADMAMNDAAAFSSVVATAKKALA, encoded by the coding sequence ATGCCTAGAGTAAAAACAGGAATCGTTAGAAGAAGAAGACATAAAAAAGTTTTAAAACTTGCTAAAGGTTTTTTTAGTGGAAGAAGAAAACACTTTAGAAAAGCTAAAGAACAATTAGAAAGAAGCTTAGTATATGCTTTCAGAGATAGAAGACAGAAAAAAAGAGACATGAGAAGTCTTTGGATTGTTAGAATTAATGCTGCTTGTAGATTAAACGACATAAACTACTCAAGATTTATGAATGGTTTAAAACTTGCAGGTATTGAACTTGATAGAAAAATATTAGCTGATATGGCAATGAATGATGCAGCTGCATTTAGTTCAGTTGTAGCTACTGCTAAAAAAGCTTTAGCATAA
- a CDS encoding NAD(P)/FAD-dependent oxidoreductase: protein MTSEKELNKIIEAIDAQMKKDGISRRDALKMAGVGSAALMMGTSSASAATQAMASNAKGKIVIVGGGLAGVATAAKLRNSLSNPDITVIEPNPESVSYQPGQTLVASGLWKKSDIMYNTKDFMPKGVNWIQDKVVEFDPDNNQVKTSSGKTIGYDFLIVATGCVLDFGAIKGLEEVGDVYSLDKTDAARAQKILGKDGLCSIYFADGAVDTWTQMQKFVADAKAGKKVKGVFPEPHTAFKCGGAQKKMVNLVDARLNEAKARANAELNFFTNGGALFGVPIYHEAISNQMKARNVNVNFSHKFIEVDPKNKVAVLEKHWQEKGEFDEDLGEYEMVRKTQRIEAEYDFCHVIPPQKAPNEVANSPIGSAQGWVPVTKETLQHVKYPNIFSLGDVAAVPLGKTGGSARKQYNVVVENLIATMEGKPMTAAYDGYTVCPLITSIGTVMMAEFKWNPDGPGAVPAPSFPLDPAQERWLMWLLKAYMLKPMTVYGMLSGRA, encoded by the coding sequence ATGACAAGCGAAAAAGAGTTAAACAAGATTATTGAAGCAATTGATGCTCAAATGAAAAAAGATGGTATCTCAAGAAGAGATGCTTTAAAAATGGCTGGTGTTGGTAGTGCAGCACTTATGATGGGAACATCTTCTGCTTCAGCTGCTACTCAAGCAATGGCAAGCAATGCAAAAGGTAAAATAGTAATCGTTGGTGGTGGTCTTGCAGGTGTTGCAACTGCTGCAAAATTAAGAAATTCTCTATCAAATCCAGATATTACTGTAATAGAGCCAAATCCAGAATCTGTATCTTATCAACCAGGGCAAACATTAGTTGCTTCAGGTTTATGGAAAAAATCAGATATTATGTATAATACAAAAGACTTTATGCCAAAAGGTGTAAACTGGATACAAGATAAAGTTGTAGAATTTGATCCAGATAATAACCAAGTAAAAACTTCAAGTGGTAAAACTATAGGATATGATTTCTTAATAGTTGCAACTGGTTGTGTACTTGATTTCGGTGCTATTAAAGGTTTAGAAGAAGTTGGTGATGTATATTCTTTAGATAAAACAGATGCTGCAAGAGCTCAAAAAATACTTGGTAAAGATGGTCTATGTTCTATCTATTTTGCTGATGGTGCTGTTGATACTTGGACTCAAATGCAAAAGTTTGTTGCTGATGCAAAAGCTGGCAAAAAAGTAAAAGGTGTTTTCCCAGAGCCTCATACTGCATTTAAATGTGGTGGTGCTCAAAAGAAAATGGTTAACCTTGTAGATGCTAGACTAAATGAAGCAAAAGCAAGAGCTAATGCTGAATTAAATTTCTTCACAAATGGTGGAGCATTATTTGGTGTGCCAATTTATCACGAAGCTATCTCTAACCAAATGAAAGCTAGAAATGTAAATGTAAACTTTTCACACAAATTTATCGAAGTAGACCCAAAAAATAAAGTTGCTGTATTAGAAAAACATTGGCAAGAAAAAGGTGAGTTTGATGAAGATTTAGGTGAATATGAAATGGTAAGAAAAACTCAAAGAATTGAAGCTGAGTATGATTTCTGCCATGTAATTCCACCACAAAAAGCACCAAATGAAGTTGCAAATTCTCCAATTGGTTCAGCTCAAGGATGGGTACCAGTTACAAAAGAAACTTTACAACATGTTAAGTATCCAAATATATTCTCATTAGGTGATGTTGCAGCTGTTCCACTAGGAAAAACAGGTGGAAGTGCTAGAAAACAATACAATGTAGTTGTAGAAAACTTAATAGCTACTATGGAAGGTAAACCAATGACTGCAGCTTATGATGGATATACAGTTTGTCCATTAATCACAAGCATAGGAACAGTTATGATGGCTGAGTTTAAATGGAATCCAGATGGTCCAGGTGCAGTGCCAGCTCCATCATTCCCACTTGATCCAGCACAAGAAAGATGGTTAATGTGGTTATTAAAAGCTTACATGCTTAAACCAATGACTGTATACGGAATGCTATCTGGTAGAGCGTAA
- the mobA gene encoding molybdenum cofactor guanylyltransferase MobA — protein MKKYKTAKTSSPFTLEPSPLNIPCVILSGGKSSRMGEDKSLLPFDKYNTMIEYQYKRLKPFFKETYISAKQNKFDFEANIIYDNNHEIYSPMVALEAILKYLKNDEKIFIITVDAPLVQINTILDLYKNSSSYEATVAVCEEKIHNLCGIFSHSLYKSVTELLNNDIHKINYLLRHSNTNYIQFPENGDFANINDKTEYQNLLSYYKPL, from the coding sequence ATGAAGAAATATAAAACTGCAAAAACTTCTTCACCCTTCACCCTTGAGCCTTCACCCTTAAATATTCCTTGTGTCATCCTAAGTGGTGGCAAAAGTTCAAGGATGGGAGAAGACAAATCACTTCTTCCTTTTGATAAGTATAATACTATGATAGAGTATCAATACAAAAGATTAAAACCCTTTTTTAAAGAAACTTATATTTCTGCCAAGCAAAATAAATTTGACTTTGAAGCAAATATAATTTATGATAATAATCATGAAATCTACTCACCTATGGTAGCATTAGAAGCTATACTAAAATACTTGAAAAATGATGAGAAAATTTTTATCATTACAGTTGATGCCCCATTAGTACAGATAAACACTATATTAGACTTATATAAAAATTCTTCATCTTATGAAGCAACAGTTGCCGTATGTGAGGAGAAAATACACAATTTATGTGGTATATTTTCACACTCTTTATACAAGAGCGTAACTGAATTATTAAATAATGACATTCATAAAATTAACTATTTGTTAAGGCATTCCAATACTAATTATATACAATTCCCAGAAAATGGGGATTTTGCAAATATAAATGATAAAACTGAATACCAAAACTTACTTAGTTATTATAAGCCATTATAA
- the leuC gene encoding 3-isopropylmalate dehydratase large subunit, translating into MGQTITEKIFSEHVGKKVYAGEIIKCKIDMVIGNDITTPISIHAFEESGATKLANPDGFCIVLDHFIPAKDIASANQARISRDFAAKHNMKNFFDEKDMGIEHALLPEKGLVIPGDVIIGADSHTCTHGALGAFSTGMGSTDLAFAMVTGTNWFKVPESIKVVFKGKPNKFVTGKDLILEIIRMIGVDGALYKTLEFTGDTISYLTMDDRFALCNMAIEAGAKSGIVAYDSITEEFLKDKNLRDTPKIHYSDEDAVYCQVLEIDVASLEPVVAYPFLPENGHSISQAVSDHIKVDQVFIGSCTNGRLSDLQVAAQILEGKKVAPHVRMIVTPGTQKILREATKLGYIDTLVDAGAVISNPTCGACLGGYMGILGDNEVCISTTNRNFVGRMGSRSSKVYLSNSAVAAASAISGYITNPADIG; encoded by the coding sequence ATGGGACAAACAATAACTGAAAAAATATTTAGTGAGCATGTAGGCAAAAAAGTTTACGCTGGTGAAATAATCAAATGTAAAATAGATATGGTAATAGGTAATGATATAACAACTCCTATTTCAATCCATGCTTTTGAAGAAAGTGGTGCTACAAAACTAGCTAATCCAGATGGTTTTTGTATAGTACTAGACCACTTTATACCTGCTAAAGATATAGCAAGTGCAAATCAAGCAAGAATCAGTAGAGATTTTGCAGCAAAACATAATATGAAAAACTTTTTTGATGAAAAAGATATGGGGATAGAACACGCCTTACTTCCAGAAAAAGGTCTTGTAATACCAGGTGATGTGATAATAGGTGCTGATAGTCACACTTGTACACATGGTGCTCTTGGTGCATTTAGTACAGGTATGGGAAGTACAGATTTAGCATTTGCTATGGTTACAGGGACAAACTGGTTTAAAGTTCCAGAATCTATAAAAGTTGTTTTCAAAGGAAAGCCTAATAAATTTGTAACAGGTAAAGATTTAATTCTAGAAATCATCAGAATGATTGGTGTAGATGGAGCCTTATACAAAACTTTAGAGTTTACTGGTGATACAATCTCTTACCTTACAATGGATGATAGATTTGCATTATGTAATATGGCTATTGAAGCTGGTGCAAAATCAGGTATTGTGGCATATGATAGTATAACTGAAGAATTTTTAAAAGACAAAAACCTAAGAGATACTCCAAAGATTCATTATAGTGATGAAGATGCTGTTTATTGTCAAGTACTAGAAATCGATGTAGCTTCTTTAGAGCCAGTTGTTGCATACCCATTTTTACCAGAAAATGGACATAGTATCTCACAAGCTGTAAGTGACCATATAAAAGTTGATCAAGTTTTCATTGGAAGCTGTACAAATGGAAGACTAAGTGACTTACAAGTTGCCGCACAGATTTTAGAAGGTAAAAAAGTTGCACCTCATGTTAGAATGATAGTAACACCAGGAACTCAAAAAATACTAAGAGAGGCTACTAAACTTGGATATATCGATACTTTAGTTGATGCTGGAGCTGTAATATCAAATCCAACATGTGGTGCATGTCTAGGTGGATATATGGGGATTTTAGGAGACAATGAAGTATGTATCTCTACAACAAATAGAAACTTTGTAGGAAGAATGGGTAGTAGAAGCTCAAAAGTTTATCTAAGTAACTCAGCAGTTGCAGCTGCTAGTGCTATAAGTGGATACATTACAAATCCTGCTGATATAGGCTGA
- the asnB gene encoding asparagine synthase (glutamine-hydrolyzing), whose product MCGLIGSSFHPKLNPDRLIDLLKHRGPDFSDFKYIDNIFLAHNRLSIIDANNSNANQPMIFDDIAIVFNGTIYNYLDLNKNHNLACNTNSDTETVLRLYQKYGTEFLNFLNGGFAFCIYDMKKELFFCARDRYGKKPLFYYQEDGKFIVSSSIKPIIEIIGKTPKLDKVALNQYLQYFVPIDSNTFYQHIKKLPLSHYMIFDLRTKEFKTKKYYKIDTKKEIFDINSATDTIEQDLKNAIMARLIGDGKIATLLSGGIDSSLVSTIYSQINHQKIDTFSVGYDEHKKYDELKFAKIIAKQINSNHHEITVSQKDFIDNLESTLDILEEPHGDSAAIPLHILATTVKKEGFKVLLSGEGSDELFLGYPAYANMQKYHKFAQSLSNEQIEFLSTIASSLQNNTKESEYLIKIARKEPIYSSFGEIFNNNQKARLLNKPHFFKPSNKKGDFTDFMSQTDLEIWLGNALLSKVDKITSHNAIETRTPFLDFNLVNNAYKIDSNLKLGNTSKYIIKQIAQKYLPNEIINRTKKGFSTPFNEWIHSYYKDDILELILTVNKETNLFKPDYIKYIYALSKDGKFRQHLWSLFIFSKWFKKIYL is encoded by the coding sequence ATGTGTGGGTTAATAGGTTCTAGCTTTCATCCTAAATTAAATCCAGATAGATTAATAGATTTACTTAAGCACAGAGGACCAGATTTTAGTGATTTTAAATATATCGATAATATTTTTTTAGCCCATAATAGATTAAGTATTATAGATGCTAACAACTCTAATGCAAATCAACCAATGATTTTTGATGATATCGCAATAGTGTTTAATGGTACAATTTACAACTATCTTGATCTAAACAAAAACCATAATCTTGCATGTAATACAAATAGTGATACTGAAACGGTATTAAGGTTATATCAAAAATATGGTACAGAGTTTCTAAACTTTTTAAATGGTGGATTTGCCTTTTGTATATATGATATGAAAAAAGAATTATTTTTCTGTGCAAGGGATAGATACGGTAAAAAACCACTTTTTTATTATCAAGAAGATGGGAAATTTATAGTTAGTTCTTCAATAAAACCTATTATAGAGATAATTGGAAAAACACCAAAACTAGATAAAGTGGCTCTAAATCAATATCTTCAATATTTTGTCCCGATTGACTCAAATACATTTTATCAACATATTAAAAAACTGCCACTTAGTCACTATATGATATTTGATTTAAGAACTAAAGAATTTAAAACAAAAAAATACTATAAAATTGATACAAAAAAAGAGATTTTTGATATAAACTCAGCTACAGATACAATTGAGCAAGATCTTAAAAATGCTATTATGGCAAGGCTTATAGGTGATGGTAAAATTGCCACTTTATTAAGTGGTGGGATAGATAGCTCATTAGTAAGTACAATATATTCTCAAATAAACCACCAAAAAATCGATACATTTAGTGTAGGGTACGATGAGCACAAAAAATATGATGAACTCAAATTTGCAAAAATCATAGCAAAACAAATAAATTCAAACCATCATGAGATAACAGTATCACAAAAAGATTTTATTGATAACTTAGAAAGTACTCTAGATATCTTGGAAGAACCTCATGGAGATAGTGCTGCAATTCCTCTTCATATATTAGCAACTACTGTTAAAAAGGAAGGATTTAAAGTTTTACTTAGTGGAGAAGGGAGTGATGAGCTATTTTTAGGATACCCTGCTTATGCAAATATGCAAAAGTATCATAAGTTTGCACAATCCCTTAGCAATGAACAAATAGAATTTCTAAGTACAATTGCTTCGTCATTGCAAAACAATACAAAAGAGAGTGAATATCTTATCAAAATAGCAAGGAAAGAGCCAATATACAGCTCTTTTGGAGAAATATTTAATAATAATCAAAAAGCTAGATTATTAAACAAACCACACTTTTTTAAACCCTCAAATAAAAAAGGTGATTTTACTGATTTTATGTCACAAACCGATCTTGAAATTTGGCTTGGCAATGCTTTATTATCAAAAGTTGATAAAATTACATCACATAATGCAATAGAAACAAGAACACCATTTTTGGACTTTAATCTTGTAAATAATGCTTATAAAATAGACTCTAATTTAAAATTAGGAAATACCTCAAAATATATAATTAAACAAATTGCTCAAAAATACCTACCAAATGAGATAATCAATAGAACAAAAAAAGGTTTTTCTACCCCTTTTAATGAATGGATACACTCTTATTATAAGGATGATATTCTAGAACTTATCCTAACAGTAAATAAAGAGACAAATTTATTTAAACCTGATTATATTAAATATATTTATGCTCTTTCTAAAGATGGAAAATTTAGACAACATTTATGGAGCTTGTTTATATTTTCAAAATGGTTTAAAAAAATCTATTTATAA
- a CDS encoding AEC family transporter, which yields MEALVSIASVYFFIVLGFIAKKVFSDDINDKTLILISIYFLQPILTFWGLTRVELNYNLIYTPFLYFIIVTTLLLFSIAVAKKISTDSKEQSIFIAASLIGNTGNLGIPLGIALFGTESVAYTSMINIANIFFIYTIGIYFYARSSFNIKNSLKNIFKIPILWFALLAIIYNYFGFSIHPQIDMLLEMGAYSAIVLQLLIFGIYLSGVKIQTINYKLTFSSTFIKLILLPFVGYLFLVFLNVDKFIASILIIQLLVPLAVNNVNIASLYDCKPYDVTIIVILSSLLFIPILFFYMQFIGA from the coding sequence ATAGAAGCTCTAGTTTCAATCGCATCAGTTTATTTTTTTATTGTTTTAGGTTTTATTGCAAAAAAAGTTTTTTCAGATGATATTAATGATAAAACATTAATCCTTATTTCAATATACTTTTTACAACCCATATTAACATTTTGGGGACTTACAAGAGTAGAATTAAATTATAACCTCATCTATACACCATTTTTATACTTTATAATTGTTACAACACTACTCCTATTTTCTATAGCTGTTGCAAAAAAAATATCAACAGATTCAAAAGAACAATCAATTTTTATCGCTGCATCCTTAATTGGGAATACAGGAAATCTTGGTATCCCACTTGGAATAGCGCTTTTTGGAACAGAGAGTGTTGCATATACAAGTATGATAAATATTGCTAATATATTTTTTATATATACTATAGGTATATATTTTTACGCTAGATCAAGTTTCAATATAAAGAATTCACTAAAAAATATATTCAAAATACCTATTCTTTGGTTTGCTCTTTTAGCAATAATTTATAACTATTTTGGATTTTCAATACATCCGCAAATAGATATGCTACTTGAAATGGGTGCTTATAGTGCTATTGTTTTACAACTACTTATTTTTGGTATTTATTTAAGTGGTGTAAAAATTCAAACTATTAATTACAAACTTACTTTTTCTTCCACATTTATAAAACTTATATTATTACCTTTTGTTGGATATCTATTTTTAGTTTTCCTAAATGTTGATAAATTTATCGCTTCTATTTTGATTATACAACTTCTTGTACCACTTGCTGTAAATAATGTAAATATTGCGTCTTTATATGATTGTAAACCTTACGATGTTACAATAATTGTTATACTCAGTTCATTGCTTTTTATCCCTATTTTATTTTTTTATATGCAATTTATAGGTGCTTAA